In Terriglobia bacterium, a single genomic region encodes these proteins:
- a CDS encoding lasso peptide biosynthesis B2 protein — protein MKLLSKLAKLSAARRRLLLESWARLLGASLAVRVLPASSMTRMWSGNAAERSAPAPGAPSRDDICWSVQKAAALIPGATCLSQAIVARRMLINAGYAAQVHVGVQLGGERPLHAHAWVISDGRIVAGANAVAGYMPLRRSAS, from the coding sequence GTGAAGCTGCTCAGTAAGCTGGCGAAGCTCTCCGCCGCGCGCCGCCGTCTTCTGCTGGAGAGCTGGGCGCGTCTGCTGGGCGCATCGCTTGCGGTGCGCGTCCTGCCCGCTTCCTCGATGACGCGCATGTGGTCTGGCAATGCTGCCGAACGGAGCGCACCCGCGCCGGGCGCCCCGTCGCGAGACGATATCTGCTGGTCGGTGCAGAAGGCCGCCGCACTCATTCCGGGCGCTACTTGTCTGTCACAGGCGATCGTTGCCCGCCGGATGTTGATCAACGCGGGATACGCCGCCCAAGTCCATGTCGGTGTGCAGCTCGGCGGTGAGCGGCCGCTCCACGCGCATGCCTGGGTGATCAGCGACGGCCGCATCGTGGCTGGAGCAAACGCGGTTGCAGGCTACATGCCGCTGAGGAGATCCGCTTCCTAA
- a CDS encoding PqqD family protein: MMTLSPDTYLVATSGHLSCELDADTVILHLDSGLYYGLNEVGTTLWRLLQQPRRIDDLCDAIVAEYDVDCATCQRDVEAVLQRLTQAGLVEVRREAAQ, encoded by the coding sequence ATGATGACGCTTTCTCCCGACACCTATCTAGTCGCGACTTCGGGGCACCTTTCCTGCGAACTCGATGCCGACACCGTCATTCTTCATCTCGATAGTGGCCTCTATTACGGATTAAACGAAGTCGGTACTACCCTCTGGAGGTTGTTGCAGCAGCCGCGGCGGATCGACGATCTCTGCGACGCCATTGTTGCCGAGTACGACGTGGACTGCGCCACCTGCCAACGCGACGTGGAAGCCGTGCTGCAGCGTCTGACGCAAGCGGGACTGGTGGAGGTGCGCCGTGAAGCTGCTCAGTAA
- a CDS encoding DUF4184 family protein, translating into MPLTFSHPAAVLPLRRWRLVFSALVVGSMAPDFEYFFALVRSVSHSFPGVITFTFPLALAVLIIFHELVKWPVISLLPRGMQARMVGPARRFRWWPPSRLLLVMVSLAIGIATHLFWDAFTHPDGWAVIHWPTLRSAVIVFPHRRVPFHLLLQNSGTALGLLAVALSFARWYRHAPQDDVAPHPQFSPAIKWAILSAMVATAVVLGLVNGADWYGSLLQADSQRTRFVFGSMIAAITVGFIELFGFGLIWRAFLARDTAGAAAQAGRPS; encoded by the coding sequence TGCCGCTGCGCCGCTGGCGACTGGTTTTCTCGGCTCTCGTGGTCGGCAGCATGGCGCCGGATTTTGAATACTTCTTCGCGCTGGTCCGGTCCGTGTCCCACTCCTTCCCGGGTGTAATTACCTTCACGTTTCCGCTTGCCCTGGCGGTGCTGATCATCTTTCACGAGCTGGTGAAGTGGCCGGTGATTTCGCTGTTGCCGCGCGGCATGCAGGCGCGGATGGTCGGTCCGGCGCGGCGATTCCGGTGGTGGCCGCCGTCGCGGTTGCTGTTGGTTATGGTATCGCTGGCAATCGGGATAGCAACACACCTGTTCTGGGACGCATTCACCCACCCCGATGGCTGGGCGGTCATCCACTGGCCGACATTACGTTCCGCGGTTATCGTTTTTCCACACCGGCGAGTTCCATTTCATCTCCTGCTGCAGAACAGTGGAACGGCGCTGGGGCTGCTTGCGGTGGCGCTCAGTTTCGCGCGCTGGTACAGGCACGCTCCGCAGGATGATGTGGCGCCTCACCCGCAATTCTCGCCGGCGATCAAGTGGGCAATTCTCTCGGCCATGGTTGCCACGGCAGTCGTACTGGGGCTGGTAAACGGCGCCGACTGGTATGGGTCGTTGTTGCAGGCCGATTCGCAGCGCACGCGGTTCGTTTTCGGTTCCATGATCGCGGCCATCACGGTAGGGTTCATCGAGTTGTTCGGCTTCGGTCTAATCTGGCGGGCATTCCTGGCGAGAGATACCGCCGGCGCCGCTGCACAAGCAGGTCGTCCCAGCTAG